In Halopelagius longus, the following proteins share a genomic window:
- a CDS encoding chemotaxis protein CheA, with protein MDEELYQAFITESEESITQLNNSLLELESNPEDTDAIDEIFRQAHTLKGNFGAMGFDNAATVAHAVEDLLDEIRHDRLEVTPERMDLVFDGMDEILDILHEIEEHGESRTDPTDLVEKIRAAAEGDDDAETTAGNSDAAAVDESAAETDVAALTRDVLDEGTVADADHLYHVAVELDTGEMKGVDAGLFLGNVPEEFDVVGASPDVDSIERGDFEDGFALFVAGVPGEELDATLSGLWKVESVECTDASDAFDAPVAGDADAGTDAEAETESEADAAESAAGDDSTESDDADERSASGDGTDADDAEGVVADPSAEVDPEEAEAAVEAVASFSGSGGTSDDASEADADADAPESDAVEADADATADAEAESDEEPAETPGEPASADAGGDASEASSADDDASESSESEKKDEKKKKKGRSISAVKSVRVDVDQLDQLHELVEQLVTSRIKLRQAMEGEGAGGEAGLDTLDELDKISTNLQNTVMDMRLIPLKKVFDKFPRMVRDIAREQDKRVRFKVEGEDIELDRTILDEISDPLMHVLRNAVDHGIEMPDEREAAGKSRTGTIELSARRQHDTVIVTVEDDGGGIDADAVRDKAVSKGLATREEINELPDEEVYDYVFHPGFSTNDEITDVSGRGVGMDVVKTTVESLDGSVDVTSTPGEGSTFTIRLPVSVAIIKVLFVSVGEREFGVPIKYIDEISRRQRVETINAAEVVVHEDQIFPLIRLRNALDVDIDESDSGMVVRIRPEDRQVALHCDSVTRQEEVVVTPLQGPLSGTRGLSGTAVIGDGNVIPILDVSTLELPEQGKQAMREWTPPSTEDEGATDAEEAAD; from the coding sequence ATGGACGAGGAACTCTACCAAGCATTCATCACCGAGAGCGAAGAGAGCATCACGCAACTGAACAACTCGCTGCTGGAACTGGAGTCGAACCCCGAAGACACCGACGCAATCGACGAGATTTTCCGGCAGGCGCACACGCTGAAGGGGAACTTCGGCGCGATGGGCTTCGACAACGCGGCGACGGTCGCCCACGCAGTCGAGGACCTCTTAGACGAGATTCGGCACGACCGCCTCGAAGTCACGCCCGAGCGCATGGACCTCGTGTTCGACGGGATGGACGAGATTCTCGACATCCTCCACGAGATAGAGGAGCACGGCGAGTCCCGGACCGACCCGACGGACCTGGTCGAGAAGATTCGCGCCGCGGCGGAGGGCGACGACGACGCGGAGACGACGGCGGGAAACTCGGACGCGGCGGCCGTTGACGAGTCGGCCGCCGAAACCGACGTGGCCGCGCTGACCCGTGACGTCCTCGACGAGGGGACCGTCGCGGACGCCGACCACCTCTACCACGTCGCGGTCGAACTCGACACGGGCGAGATGAAGGGCGTCGACGCCGGCCTCTTCTTGGGCAACGTGCCCGAGGAGTTCGACGTCGTGGGCGCGAGCCCCGACGTGGACAGCATCGAACGCGGCGACTTCGAGGACGGCTTCGCGCTCTTCGTCGCGGGCGTTCCCGGCGAGGAACTCGACGCGACGCTCTCCGGCCTCTGGAAGGTCGAATCCGTCGAGTGCACCGACGCGTCGGACGCGTTCGACGCACCGGTCGCGGGCGACGCGGACGCCGGGACGGACGCCGAGGCGGAGACGGAATCCGAAGCGGACGCCGCGGAGTCCGCGGCGGGCGACGACTCGACGGAGTCGGACGACGCCGACGAACGAAGCGCATCCGGCGACGGGACGGACGCAGACGACGCCGAGGGCGTGGTCGCCGACCCGTCGGCCGAGGTAGACCCCGAGGAGGCCGAGGCGGCCGTCGAAGCCGTCGCCTCGTTCTCGGGTAGCGGGGGAACGTCCGACGACGCGTCCGAGGCGGACGCAGACGCGGACGCCCCCGAGTCCGACGCCGTCGAAGCGGACGCGGACGCGACGGCCGACGCCGAGGCGGAGTCCGACGAGGAACCCGCCGAGACGCCCGGCGAACCCGCGTCGGCGGACGCCGGCGGAGACGCGTCCGAGGCGTCGTCGGCGGACGACGACGCCTCGGAGTCGTCCGAGTCGGAGAAGAAAGACGAGAAGAAGAAGAAGAAGGGCCGCTCCATCTCGGCGGTGAAGTCGGTCCGCGTGGACGTAGACCAACTCGACCAACTCCACGAACTCGTCGAGCAGCTCGTCACCAGCCGTATCAAACTCCGGCAGGCGATGGAGGGCGAGGGCGCGGGCGGCGAGGCCGGCTTAGACACCTTAGACGAACTGGACAAGATATCGACGAACCTCCAGAACACCGTCATGGACATGCGGCTCATCCCGCTGAAGAAGGTGTTCGACAAGTTCCCGCGGATGGTCCGCGACATCGCGCGCGAACAGGACAAGCGCGTCCGCTTCAAGGTCGAGGGCGAGGATATCGAACTCGACCGGACCATCTTGGACGAGATATCCGACCCGCTGATGCACGTCCTCCGGAACGCCGTGGACCACGGCATCGAGATGCCGGACGAACGCGAGGCGGCGGGCAAGTCCCGCACCGGGACCATCGAACTCAGCGCCCGCCGGCAACACGACACCGTCATCGTCACCGTCGAGGACGACGGCGGCGGCATCGACGCCGACGCGGTGCGCGACAAGGCCGTCTCGAAGGGACTCGCGACGCGCGAGGAGATAAACGAACTACCCGACGAGGAGGTGTACGACTACGTCTTCCACCCCGGCTTCTCGACGAACGACGAGATCACCGACGTGAGCGGACGCGGCGTCGGGATGGACGTGGTGAAGACCACCGTCGAGTCGCTCGACGGGTCCGTGGACGTCACCAGCACGCCGGGCGAGGGGTCGACGTTCACGATTCGCCTCCCCGTCTCCGTCGCCATCATCAAGGTGCTGTTCGTCAGCGTCGGCGAACGGGAGTTCGGCGTCCCCATCAAGTACATCGACGAGATTTCGCGCCGCCAGCGCGTCGAGACGATAAACGCCGCGGAAGTCGTCGTCCACGAGGACCAGATATTCCCGCTCATCCGCCTCCGGAACGCGCTCGACGTCGACATCGACGAGTCCGACAGCGGGATGGTCGTGCGCATCCGCCCCGAAGACAGGCAGGTCGCGCTCCACTGTGACAGCGTGACCCGTCAGGAGGAAGTCGTCGTCACGCCGCTTCAGGGGCCGCTCAGCGGAACCCGAGGGCTCTCCGGAACCGCGGTCATCGGCGACGGGAACGTCATCCCCATCCTCGACGTGAGCACGCTCGAACTTCCCGAGCAAGGGAAGCAGGCGATGCGGGAGTGGACGCCACCGTCGACCGAGGACGAGGGCGCGACGGACGCAGAGGAGGCGGCTGACTGA
- the cheB gene encoding chemotaxis-specific protein-glutamate methyltransferase CheB, which translates to MSAVSGPGNGDANTRAVVVDDSRFMRTLIRTLLEDGGIDVVAEAENGADAVDVVGDCEPDVVTMDIEMPEMNGLEAVETIMSECPTPVLMLSAHADDGAEVTFEALDKGAVDFVTKPGGEVTSSMPRVKRELVEKVRSAAAVDLSAARKTKRETPDGPEQTDDASEPTTSERTSSGGSSSSSRPTDESAYPDVSTLIVGASTGGPNVVERVLGDLPTEANLRILVVQHMPKGFTARFADRLNDRSEYDVREATDGEQIGVGEARIAPGGSHLLVTRDRGGRLTLELTDTQPVHGVKPAIDLTMASAVESVEGPLAGVLLTGMGRDGVDGMGRIHGAGGHTVAQDEETSAIFGMPKRAIETGCVDTIAPAEGVADGVLRGLQED; encoded by the coding sequence ATGAGCGCCGTCTCCGGTCCCGGTAACGGCGACGCGAACACCCGCGCCGTCGTCGTAGACGATTCGCGGTTCATGCGGACTCTCATCCGCACGCTGTTGGAGGACGGCGGCATCGACGTCGTCGCCGAGGCGGAGAACGGCGCCGACGCCGTCGACGTCGTCGGCGACTGCGAACCCGACGTCGTGACGATGGACATCGAGATGCCGGAGATGAACGGTCTCGAAGCGGTCGAGACCATCATGTCCGAGTGTCCGACGCCGGTGTTGATGTTGTCCGCGCACGCCGACGACGGGGCCGAGGTGACCTTCGAGGCCCTCGATAAGGGTGCCGTCGACTTCGTCACGAAACCCGGAGGCGAGGTCACCTCCTCGATGCCGCGGGTCAAACGCGAGTTAGTCGAGAAGGTCAGGTCCGCCGCGGCGGTCGACCTCTCGGCGGCGCGCAAGACGAAACGAGAGACGCCCGACGGGCCCGAACAGACGGACGACGCGTCCGAACCGACGACGTCAGAGCGGACGTCGTCCGGCGGTTCGTCCTCGTCGTCGCGCCCGACGGACGAGTCCGCGTACCCCGACGTTTCGACGCTTATCGTCGGGGCGTCGACCGGCGGTCCGAACGTCGTCGAACGCGTCCTCGGGGACCTTCCGACGGAGGCGAACCTCCGCATCCTCGTGGTACAGCACATGCCGAAAGGGTTCACCGCACGCTTCGCCGACCGCCTGAACGACCGCTCGGAGTACGACGTCCGCGAGGCGACCGACGGGGAACAGATCGGCGTCGGCGAGGCGCGCATCGCCCCCGGCGGGTCGCACCTACTCGTCACCCGCGACCGAGGCGGGCGACTCACGCTCGAACTCACCGACACGCAACCGGTCCACGGAGTCAAACCCGCGATAGACCTGACGATGGCCTCGGCCGTCGAATCGGTCGAGGGCCCCCTCGCGGGCGTCCTCCTGACCGGCATGGGTCGAGACGGCGTCGACGGGATGGGTCGCATCCACGGCGCGGGCGGACACACGGTCGCACAGGACGAAGAGACGTCAGCCATCTTCGGCATGCCGAAGCGAGCCATCGAGACGGGCTGCGTCGATACGATCGCACCAGCGGAGGGCGTCGCCGACGGCGTCCTGCGCGGACTACAGGAGGACTAA
- a CDS encoding CheF family chemotaxis protein, producing the protein MKPGEQKVSDTNGRFLQALRNGREVSDANWTNGRILLSNQRLILAGTGGKRTFPLSTIEQVGGRFDVNQRVATVSDYLALHYDGGEEVVLVAPKNFDEFELDLYGALLNSTKFLVRHPAVEGGVVQNTEWVGARMKVEQEAVSIATVTGSFVEVRLDDIGDINMGRRTVREESREVIEVEHSDDDGTSVQTYISGPEQPIGILKSLLRIGEEQSEMALDLSKTDKQVLMALYSGVEPFDIPAFLGLDVEEVEELFVRLVDHDVLDEVRVRHEVELNARGRSIAADAIEDDQASM; encoded by the coding sequence ATGAAACCCGGAGAACAGAAGGTAAGCGACACCAACGGTCGGTTCCTGCAGGCGCTCCGGAACGGCCGCGAAGTGAGCGACGCAAACTGGACGAACGGTCGCATCCTCCTCTCGAACCAGCGCCTCATCCTCGCGGGCACGGGGGGAAAGCGGACGTTTCCGCTTTCGACCATCGAACAGGTCGGCGGCCGGTTCGACGTCAACCAGCGAGTCGCAACCGTCTCCGACTATCTCGCGCTTCACTACGACGGCGGCGAGGAAGTCGTCCTCGTCGCGCCCAAGAACTTCGACGAGTTCGAACTCGACCTCTACGGCGCGTTGCTGAACTCGACGAAGTTCCTCGTCCGCCACCCGGCCGTCGAGGGGGGCGTCGTCCAGAACACCGAGTGGGTCGGTGCCCGCATGAAAGTCGAACAGGAGGCCGTGAGCATCGCCACCGTCACCGGGTCGTTCGTCGAAGTCCGACTGGACGACATCGGCGACATCAACATGGGCCGCCGGACGGTCCGCGAGGAGTCCCGCGAGGTCATCGAAGTCGAACACTCCGACGACGACGGGACGAGCGTCCAGACGTACATCTCCGGTCCGGAACAACCCATCGGCATCCTCAAGTCGCTTCTCAGAATCGGCGAGGAGCAGTCGGAGATGGCGCTGGACCTGAGCAAGACCGACAAACAGGTTCTGATGGCGCTGTACTCCGGCGTCGAGCCGTTCGACATCCCCGCGTTTCTCGGCCTCGACGTGGAGGAAGTCGAGGAACTGTTCGTCCGACTCGTCGACCACGACGTCTTAGACGAGGTTCGCGTCCGGCACGAAGTCGAACTCAACGCGCGCGGGCGGAGCATCGCGGCGGACGCCATAGAAGACGACCAAGCCTCGATGTAA
- a CDS encoding CheR family methyltransferase: MGSSDLSADEGFTDLLEIIEESLSFATSSYNNAYLDRRISARMRRRRVDDYESYQALLLDDAEEQTALLNSLSVNVTSFFRNPKMWEALREVLAELSASGRTRVWSAACSDGREAYSLAMLAHDDDRIDPSNVEILGTDIKPTILTAARRGEYRASETNDLLDQLSPLDDHERYIERDGDSFQVTDEVRDLVSFQKHDLVQEEPPQTFDLVLCRNLFIYINTDAKQAIFETLGSALAPDGYLTIGMTETIPPSCRGRFEPVEKRLRIYRNSAGDSNS; this comes from the coding sequence ATGGGAAGTTCCGACCTCTCGGCAGACGAGGGGTTCACCGACCTCCTCGAAATCATCGAGGAGTCGCTGTCGTTCGCCACGAGTTCGTACAACAACGCCTACCTCGACAGGCGCATCTCCGCGCGGATGCGGCGCCGCCGCGTGGACGATTACGAGAGCTACCAAGCGCTGTTGCTCGACGACGCGGAGGAACAGACCGCGCTGCTCAACTCCCTGAGCGTGAACGTCACGAGTTTCTTCCGCAATCCGAAGATGTGGGAGGCGCTCCGGGAGGTTCTCGCGGAGTTGTCCGCCTCGGGGCGGACGAGAGTGTGGAGCGCGGCCTGCTCTGACGGCCGCGAGGCGTACTCGCTCGCGATGCTCGCGCACGACGACGACCGAATCGACCCCTCGAACGTCGAAATCCTCGGTACGGACATCAAGCCGACGATACTCACCGCGGCCCGCCGCGGCGAGTACCGGGCCTCGGAGACGAACGACCTGCTCGATCAGTTGTCGCCGTTGGACGACCACGAACGGTACATCGAACGCGACGGCGACTCGTTCCAAGTCACGGACGAAGTCCGCGATCTGGTGTCGTTCCAGAAGCACGACTTGGTCCAAGAGGAACCGCCGCAGACGTTCGACCTCGTCCTCTGTCGGAACCTGTTCATCTACATCAACACCGACGCCAAGCAGGCCATCTTCGAGACGCTCGGCTCCGCGCTCGCTCCCGACGGCTATCTCACCATCGGGATGACCGAGACGATACCGCCCTCCTGCCGCGGTCGGTTCGAACCGGTCGAGAAACGGCTTCGCATCTACCGAAACAGCGCAGGCGATTCGAACTCGTGA